The segment ATGATATGTGTTACCAAGGCCCACTTGAGCTCATAACTATCTTCACCGGACACTATTAATTTTGATACAAATTTTTGGCATTTGTGTTTTCCACGCTTTCGTAAACCGAATGATGATGCACCAGACATTGTTACCATTCATATCTATATTACAAACTTCGCCATACCTTAGTTTTAATCCTTCCTCCGCCACTGTAGATGAGAGATCGACGCTGGCCGGCTTGTAAAACCCTTCGATATATAGATGAGAGATCGACGCCGGGCTAGATGCAGACTTTCCGGTGCCAATGCTATAGATGGATTTGCGGCCAGCAACGCAGGATTTTCTTCAGACGAAAAAAATCTAATCCAATGTCTATGGATGTTTAATTCGGGCTAAATAATTCAAGGGACGCTTTGGGGAGCTTTTGTTTTGATTGATCTCTCGTCTAGGGCTACACGAGCTAAAGATAGGATCGAACGACGCTAGTCTATCCTTAGGGAACCCACAATGGATGATTTTTAAGTTCGGTAATGATATGTATCAGGCGTCCAGTCCGTCCGGACGGACTAGCACACAATACAACTACGAAATGACTCCGACTCGTTTTCATCTGTTTCACTCGATGCACTTGAAGTGTTTTTTGTGCCTTGGGACAGTGGGGAAACGGGGTACGTTAGGGACGGGGTTAGGGGCACGGTGCGAACGGAGGACAGGGGCACATTGGACACAATTTCATTCagttctattttattttttgtaagtgtttcattAGCATGTTTCGAATGTTTCAGCTGTTTCGTACTTAATGTTGTAGGTGTTTCATCTAGATGTTTCAGAAGCATATCTGGTGTTGCAAATAGTGTGTTTCAGATGCAAGTTTCATATGTTTCATCTGCCTTCAGATGTATGTTGAAAATGTTGATGTTTCAAAAGTAGATCGAGTGTTGCATCCCTGTCTTCACTTTTCTACTCCCTCACCTTCACCTCGTTgtctcttcctcctccttccaGCCGACTAAGCATATGTCGCCTCTCCCTCTCTTCTGGATGTTGGTCTAGCCACCTATTGTAATCACTCGCCCCTCTTTTCTGGATGTTGGTCTAGCCACCTGTTGTAGTCATCCGCCGCAGCCGTAGGCCGCGTGTATGCGCGTGAGCAGCGGAAAGGTGCGAGCGGATTGGGGTAGCACGGGGTGGGTCCAAGCGGTGTGCGGCCCACATGGGTTGGCGCGGGATGCAGGCGCGTGCGGGGGAGATAGAGTGCAGGCCCGAGCGTCCGACACATGTATCCGTCCGGACGTCTAGGCGCTAGCAGTGCCGTTTTAAGTTAGctctaaatattttttatatattttaatataagaTAGAAAAACTAGTTATTGATCAAGACTCAAGAGCTATGCTTATACACACATTCTAAGAACATGTGAAAGTGTTACGTGAGCCTAATCGTACTATAAGTCATTGCTAAGTTAACACTATCAGAGAGGTTTACGGGTGCCTGGCTGCTGTGCTCAGAGTATAAGAATAGATCTATCCTAGTACTCTATCTAGAATTCTACCTCTGTTATTCCTAGAACCCTATTATTCCAAGAGGCATGAATTAACTGCTGCACGGGCAATTGGGCATGTGTGCACACAGGTCGGCAGTGCAGTACGCGCGCGGCTGCCTAGCTTGAGATGGTACTTCGGTGACGAGATGGTTAGCTACTCGATCAACGCCTCGGCTGCTGCTGTCACGGACTCCGGTCCCCCTCCTCTCATTGCAAATGGCCGGCCGCCTCGATCGGCCCTCGTCTCTCGCCTTAAAACCACACCACAACTCACACCCAGTTCCTGCTCCTGCGCGCACATCAGTGTGCTCACTGCCGAGCAGCACTGCACAGGCGACAGAAATCCTAGCTAGCTGGTGCCTGTCGTCGTTCAATTTACTGCGACGTGACCACAGTCCACACAgccttgtcgtcgtcgtcgttgtcatGGCCGCCGCACCTCATGACATGCACGGCGTCGACTCGTTCGCACAGCTGCCCTTCATCCCCCGCGGCGCTGCGCCTGCGCGTGCCGCGGCACCGAAGacgacgccggcgccggcgagcaGCAGGGTCGACGCCGCCAGCATCCGCCTCTTCGGCCGGGACTTCCCCAACGACGACCAGCAGCAGGCGGCCACGGCccaccagctgctgctgctcaagGAGGACGCCGTGGCCGCGGTCGGGGACGGGgaggagacggcggcggcgtccgcCGGCGGCGGGGAGAGGAGGTTCGAGTGCCACTACTGCTGCCGGAACTTCCCGACGTCGCAGGCGCTGGGCGGGCACCAGAACGCGCACAAGCGGGAGCGGCAGCACGCGCGGAGGGCGCACCTCGAGGCCTCCTTCGCCGCGCACTGCGGCGCCTACCTGCCCGGCGCGCACCTCTACGGCCTCTTCGGCTACGGCGGCCACACGGCGCTGCCACCACCGCCGCACTacacggcggcgacggcggcggccgtgTGGGCAGCTGGCGCCGTGCCGGGGATGTGCGGCGGCGTGGGGCCCGTGGCGCGGCCTCCCGTGTACGGCGGCGTGGCCGTGCCGGGGATGTGGAGGCCGTCGCGAACGCCACCTGGGGCTGGGAGTGGTGGCGGTTTTGTCGCGGCTGGCCGACCCGTGGGGGCCGATCCCGCCGCGGGGTACGGAGAGATGATCATGGCTGGCAACGACGACAAGGTGGCGATGAGCGTGGTGACGTCACTGCCC is part of the Sorghum bicolor cultivar BTx623 chromosome 10, Sorghum_bicolor_NCBIv3, whole genome shotgun sequence genome and harbors:
- the LOC8077328 gene encoding uncharacterized protein LOC8077328, producing MAGRLDRPSSLALKPHHNSHPVPAPARTSVCSLPSSTAQATEILASWCLSSFNLLRRDHSPHSLVVVVVVMAAAPHDMHGVDSFAQLPFIPRGAAPARAAAPKTTPAPASSRVDAASIRLFGRDFPNDDQQQAATAHQLLLLKEDAVAAVGDGEETAAASAGGGERRFECHYCCRNFPTSQALGGHQNAHKRERQHARRAHLEASFAAHCGAYLPGAHLYGLFGYGGHTALPPPPHYTAATAAAVWAAGAVPGMCGGVGPVARPPVYGGVAVPGMWRPSRTPPGAGSGGGFVAAGRPVGADPAAGYGEMIMAGNDDKVAMSVVTSLPPLPSPSCLSGGQQSAEMIGRPELGHKDGVISLDLCL